One window of Panthera tigris isolate Pti1 chromosome C2, P.tigris_Pti1_mat1.1, whole genome shotgun sequence genomic DNA carries:
- the POLR2H gene encoding DNA-directed RNA polymerases I, II, and III subunit RPABC3 isoform X3, protein MDLILDVNIQIYPVDLGDKFRLVIASTLYEDGTLDDGEYNPTDDRPSRADQFEYVMYGKVYRIEGDETSTEAATRLSAYVSYGGLLMRLQGDANNLHGFEVDSRVYLLMKKLAF, encoded by the exons ATGGACCTAATCTTAGATGTAAACATCCAGATTTACCCTGTAGACTTGG GTGACAAGTTCCGGTTGGTCATAGCCAGTACCTTATATGAAGATGGTACCCTGGATGATGGTGAATACAACCCCACAGATGATAGGCCTTCCAG GGCTGACCAATTTGAGTATGTAATGTATGGGAAAGTATACAGGATTGAGGGAGACGAAACTTCTACTGAGGCAGCAACGCGTCT CTCTGCCTACGTGTCGTATGGGGGCCTGCTCATGAGGCTGCAGGGTGATGCCAACAACCTGCACGGATTTGAAGTGGACTCCAGAGTTTATCTGCTGATGAAGAAACTGGCCTTCTGA
- the CHRD gene encoding chordin, whose translation MPSLPAPPAPLLLLGLLLLGCRPAHGAGPEPPALPIRSEKEPLPIRGAAGCSFGGKVYALDETWHPDLGEPFGVMRCVLCACEAPQWGRRSRGPGRVSCKNIKPECPTLACVQPRQLPGHCCQTCPQERSGPERQPTGLAFEYPRDPEHRSYSDRGEPGSEDRTRGDGHTDFVALLTGPRSQAVARARVSLLRSSLRFSISYRQLDRPTRIRFSDSTGSVLFEHPAAPSQDGLVCGVWRAVPRLSLRLLRAEQLHVALVTPTNPSGEVWGPLIRHRALAAETFSAILTLEGPPQPGTGGITLLTLSDTEDSLHFLLLFRGLLEPRSGGPSQVPLRLQILHQGQLLRELYANASVQEPGFAEVLPNLTAQEMDWLVQGELTMALERAGGPGLRISGHIAARQSCDVLQSVLCGADALIPVQTGAAGSASLTLLGNGSLIYQVQVVGTGSEVVAMTLETKPQRRNQRTVLCRMAGPQLGGHTAVGVCPGLGARGAHMLLQNELFLNVGTKDFPDGELRGHVAALPYSGHSTRHDILPVPLAGALVLPPVQSQAAGHAWLSLDTHCHLHYEVLLAGLGGSEQGTVTAHLLGPPGMPGPRRLLKGFYGPEAQGVVKDLEPELLRHLAQGTASLLITTKGSPHGELRGQVHIANQCEVGGLRLAAAGAEGAWAPDSAAAALPALPAVLGQDAPAPAKPGGPGRPRDPNTCFFEGQQRPHGARWAPNYDPLCSLCTCQRRTVICDPVVCPPPSCPSPVQAPDQCCPVCPEKQDVRDLSGLSRSRDPGEGCYFDGDRSWRAAGTRWHPVVPPFGLIKCAVCTCKGGTGEVHCEKVQCPRLACAQPVRANPTDCCKQCPVGSGAHPQLGDPMQADGPRGCRFAGQWFPESQSWHPSVPPFGEMSCITCRCGAGVPHCERDDCSLPLSCGPGKESRCCSHCSPRRSAPETRTVPEPEKEAEGS comes from the exons ATGCCGAGCCTCCCGGCCCCGCCGGCCCCGCTGCTGCTCCTCGGGCTGCTTCTGCTCGGCTGCCGACCGGCCCACGGCGCCGGCCCCGAGCCGCCCGCGCTGCCCATCCGGTCCGAGAAGGAGCCGCTGCCCATTCGGGGAGCGGCAG GCTGCTCCTTCGGCGGGAAGGTCTATGCCTTGGACGAGACGTGGCACCCGGACCTGGGGGAGCCCTTCGGGGTGATGCGCTGCGTGCTGTGCGCCTGTGAGGCG CCTCAGTGGGGTCGCCGCTCAAGGGGCCCGGGCAGGGTCAGCTGCAAGAACATCAAACCTGAGTGCCCAACCCTGGCCTGCGTGCAGCCGCGGCAGTTGCCGGGACACTGCTGCCAGACCTGTCCCCAGG AGCGCAGCGGTCCGGAGAGGCAGCCTACAGGCCTGGCCTTTGAGTATCCGCGGGATCCAGAGCACCGCAGCTACAGCGACCGCGGGGAACCAGGCTCTGAAGATCGGACGCGCGGAGACGGCCACACCG ACTTCGTGGCGCTGCTGACAGGGCCGAGGTCGCAGGCCGTGGCACGGGCCCGAGTGTCTCTGCTGCGCTCTAGCTTGCGTTTCTCCATCTCCTACAGGCA GCTGGACCGCCCTACTCGAATCCGCTTCTCAGACTCCACTGGCAGTGTCCTGTTTGAACACCCTGCGGCCCCCAGTCAAGATGGCCTG GTCTGTGGGGTGTGGCGGGCAGTGCCTCGGTTGTCTCTGCGGCTCCTTAGGGCAGAACAGCTACATGTGGCACTTGTGACACCCACTAACCCTTCAGGGGAGGTCTGGGGGCCTCTCATCCGGCACCGGGCCCTGGCTGCAG AGACCTTCAGTGCCATTCTGACTCTGGAAGGCCCCCCACAGCCTGGCACAGGGGGCATCACCCTACTCACTCTCAGTGACACAGAGGACTCCTTGCATTTTTTGCTGCTCTTCCGTGGGCTGCTGGAACCCAGGAGTGGGG GGCCAAGCCAGGTTCCCTTGCGGCTCCAGATTCTACATCAGGGGCAGCTGCTGCGAGAGCTCTACGCCAATGCCTCGGTCCAG GAGCCAGGCTTTGCCGAAGTGCTGCCCAACCTGACAGCCCAGGAGATGGACTGGCTGGTGCAGGGGGAACTGACAATGGCCCTGGAGAGGGCAGGTGGGCCAGGGCTGCGCATCAGTGGACACATTGCTGCCAGGCAGAGCTGCGATG TCCTGCAAAGCGTCCTTTGCGGGGCCGATGCCCTGATCCCAGTTCAGACGGGTGCAGCCGGCTCAGCCAGCCTTACACTACTAGGAAATGGCTCCCTGATCTACCAG GTACAAGTGGTAGGTACAGGCAGTGAGGTGGTGGCCATGACACTGGAGACCAAGCCTCAGCGGAGGAACCAGCGGACCGTCCTGTGCCGCATGGCTGGACCCCAGCTGGGAGGACACACA gCTGTGGGTGTCTGCCCTGGACTGGGTGCCCGAGGGGCTCATATGCTGCTGCAGAATGAGCTGTTCCTGAATGTGGGCACCAAGGACTTCCCAGATGGAGAACTGAGGGGGCATGTGGCTGCCCTGCCCTATAGTGGACACAGCACCCGCCACGACA TACTGCCCGTGCCCCTGGCAGGAGCCCTGGTGTTGCCCCCTGTGCAGAGCCAGGCAGCAGGACATGCCTGGCTCTCGCTGGATACCCACTGTCACCTGCACTATGAAGTGCTGCTGGCTGGGCTTGGTGGCTCAGAACAGGGCACAGTCACTGCCCACCTCCTAGGGCCTCCTGGGATGCCAGGGCCCCGGCGCCTGCTGAAGGGATTCTATGGCCCAGAG GCCCAGGGCGTGGTGAAGGACCTGGAGCCTGAGCTGCTGCGGCACCTGGCTCAGGGCACTGCCTCCCTGCTGATCACCACCAAGGGTAGCCCCCACGGGGAGCTCCGGGGGCAG GTGCACATCGCCAACCAGTGCGAGGTGGGCGGCCTGCGCCTGGCGGCGGCGGGGGCCGAAGGAGCGTGGGCGCCGGACTCAGCGGCCGCCGCACTGCCCGCGCTGCCGGCTGTGCTTGGCCAGGACGCCCCTGCGCCAGCCAAACCCGGCGGCCCCGGGCGGCCGCGAGACCCCAACACCTGCTTCTTTGAGGGACAGCAGCGCCCCCATGGGGCTCGCTGGGCGCCTAACTACGACCCGCTCTGCTCGCTTTGCACCTGTCAG AGACGCACAGTGATTTGTGACCCCGTGGTGTGCCCGCCGCCCAGCTGTCCGAGCCCAGTGCAGGCACCAGACCAGTGCTGTCCTGTGTGCCCCG AGAAGCAAGATGTCAGAGACCTGTCGGGGCTGTCACGGAGCAGAGACCCCGGAGAGG gcTGCTATTTTGATGGTGACCGGAGCTGGCGGGCAGCGGGTACCCGGTGGCACCCTGTCGTGCCCCCCTTTGGCTTAATTAAGTGTGCTGTCTGCACCTGCAAG GGGGGCACTGGAGAGGTGCACTGTGAGAAGGTGCAGTGTCCTCGGCTGGCCTGTGCCCAGCCTGTCCGTGCCAACCCCACTGACTGCTGCAAACAGTGTCCAG TGGGGTCAGGGGCCCACCCCCAGTTGGGGGACCCCATGCAGGCCGATGGGCCCCGGGGCTGCCGTTTTGCAGGGCAGTGGTTCCCAGAGAGCCAGAGCTGGCACCCCTCGGTGCCTCCCTTTGGGGAGATGAGCTGTATCACCTGCAGATGTGGA GCAGGGGTGCCCCACTGTGAGCGGGATGACTGTTCACTGCCACTGTCCTGTGGTCCAGGGAAGGAGAGTCGCTGCTGCTCCCACTGCTCACCCCGGCGAT CAGCCCCAGAGACCAGGACAGTTCCAGAGCCTGAGAAAGAAGCCGAAGGCTCCTAG
- the POLR2H gene encoding DNA-directed RNA polymerases I, II, and III subunit RPABC3 isoform X1: MAGILFEDIFDVKDIDPEGKKFDRVSRLHCESESFKMDLILDVNIQIYPVDLGDKFRLVIASTLYEDGTLDDGEYNPTDDRPSRADQFEYVMYGKVYRIEGDETSTEAATRLSAYVSYGGLLMRLQGDANNLHGFEVDSRVYLLMKKLAF; encoded by the exons ATGGCGGGCATCCTGTTTGAGGATATTTTTGATGTGAAAGACATTGACCCGGAGGGCAAGAAGTTTGACCGAG TGTCTCGACTACATTGTGAGAGCGAATCTTTCAAGATGGACCTAATCTTAGATGTAAACATCCAGATTTACCCTGTAGACTTGG GTGACAAGTTCCGGTTGGTCATAGCCAGTACCTTATATGAAGATGGTACCCTGGATGATGGTGAATACAACCCCACAGATGATAGGCCTTCCAG GGCTGACCAATTTGAGTATGTAATGTATGGGAAAGTATACAGGATTGAGGGAGACGAAACTTCTACTGAGGCAGCAACGCGTCT CTCTGCCTACGTGTCGTATGGGGGCCTGCTCATGAGGCTGCAGGGTGATGCCAACAACCTGCACGGATTTGAAGTGGACTCCAGAGTTTATCTGCTGATGAAGAAACTGGCCTTCTGA
- the POLR2H gene encoding DNA-directed RNA polymerases I, II, and III subunit RPABC3 isoform X2 — protein sequence MSRLHCESESFKMDLILDVNIQIYPVDLGDKFRLVIASTLYEDGTLDDGEYNPTDDRPSRADQFEYVMYGKVYRIEGDETSTEAATRLSAYVSYGGLLMRLQGDANNLHGFEVDSRVYLLMKKLAF from the exons a TGTCTCGACTACATTGTGAGAGCGAATCTTTCAAGATGGACCTAATCTTAGATGTAAACATCCAGATTTACCCTGTAGACTTGG GTGACAAGTTCCGGTTGGTCATAGCCAGTACCTTATATGAAGATGGTACCCTGGATGATGGTGAATACAACCCCACAGATGATAGGCCTTCCAG GGCTGACCAATTTGAGTATGTAATGTATGGGAAAGTATACAGGATTGAGGGAGACGAAACTTCTACTGAGGCAGCAACGCGTCT CTCTGCCTACGTGTCGTATGGGGGCCTGCTCATGAGGCTGCAGGGTGATGCCAACAACCTGCACGGATTTGAAGTGGACTCCAGAGTTTATCTGCTGATGAAGAAACTGGCCTTCTGA
- the THPO gene encoding LOW QUALITY PROTEIN: thrombopoietin (The sequence of the model RefSeq protein was modified relative to this genomic sequence to represent the inferred CDS: deleted 8 bases in 5 codons; substituted 1 base at 1 genomic stop codon), whose product MDPSVQILCVVCVGGRWAPLVDHGPGRGSMQCGWEEKASLPGAFASVWXLPSLIGQKWPGQACDLLLWRGCAPTLHVFLPICTPEGCLLCTWVLEPFSTRIDSRPSSSAHLCPTVQEVQEPKPPPWPQEGFRGEAPSREPLQPDSVARMELTELLLVVMLLLTARLNLCLPAPPACDPRLLNKLLRDSHVLHSKLSQCPDVNPLSTPVLLPAVDFSLGEWKTQKEQTKAQDVLGAATLLLEGVMAARGQLGPTCLSSLLGQLSGQVRLLLGALQGLLGTQLPPQGRTTAHKDPNAIFLSFQQLLRGKVRFLLIVVGPTLCAKQALPTTAGPSSTSVFLTLHKLPNRTSGFLETDSRVSARTTGFGLLKRLQGFRAKIPGRLNQTSRYLDQIPGHVNRTHGPLTGTHGLFPGPSPRALGAPDILLGTSDMSSLPPDLWPGYSPSPTHPPTGQYTLFSPSPTSPTPPIQLQPPLPDPSVTPSSASPLLIAPHPHFQNLSQEE is encoded by the exons ATGGATCCCTCTGTTCAAATCCTCTGTGTGGTGTGCGTGGGTGGAAGA TGGGCTCCGCTGGTGGACCATGGTCCAGGCAggggctccatg cagtgcggGTGGGAGGAGAAGGCGTCACTTCCGGGGGCCTTCGCCAGTGTCTGGTAGCTCCCT TCTCTGATTGGGCAGAAGTGGCCTGGGCAGGCGTGTGAC CTACTGCTGTGGAGGGGCTGTGCCCCAACACTACATGTCTTCCTACCCATCTGCACCCCAGAGGGCTGCCTGCTGTGCACCTGGGTCCTGGAGCCCTTCTCCACCCG GATAGATTCCAGACCCTCTTCCTCGGCCCACCTGTGCCCCACAGTGCAAGAAGTGCAAGAGCCCAAGCCGCCTCCATGGCCCCAGGAAGGATTCAGGGGAGAGGCCCCATCCAGGGAGCCACTCCAACCAGACAGCGTGGCCAGAATGGAGCTGACTG AACTGCTCCTCGTGGTCATGCTTCTCCTAACTGCAAGACTGAATCTATGCCTTCCGGCTCCTCCAGCCTGTGACCCCCGTCTCCTAAATAAACTGCTTCGTGATTCCCATGTCCTTCACAGCAAATTG AGCCAGTGCCCAGACGTTAACCCTTTGTCCACACCTGTCCTGCTGCCTGCTGTGGACTTTAGCCTGggagaatggaaaacccagaag GAGCAGACCAAGGCACAGGACGTTCTGGGAGCCGCAACCCTTCTGCTGGAGGGAGTAATGGCAGCACGGGGACAACTGGGACCCACCTGCCTCTCATCCCTCCTGGGACAGCTTTCTGGACAGGTCCGCCTCCTCCTTGGGGCCCTGCAGGGCCTCCTAGGAACCCAG CTTCCTCCACAGGGCAGGACCACAGCTCACAAGGATCCCAATGCCATATTCCTGAGCTTCCAACAACTGCTCCGAGGAAAGGTGCGCTTCCTGCTGATTGTAGTAGGGCCCACTCTCTGTGCCAAGCAGGCCCTGCCCACTACAGCTGGCCCAAGCAGTACCTCTGTATTCCTCACACTACACAAGCTCCCAAACAGGACTTCTGGATTTTTGGAGACAGACTCCCGTGTCTCAGCCAGAACTACTGGCTTTGGACTTCTGAAGAGGCTGCAGGGATTCAGAGCCAAGATTCCTGGTCGGCTGAACCAAACCTCCAGGTACCTAGACCAAATCCCTGGACACGTGAACAGGACACACGGACCCTTGACTGGAACTCATGGACTCTTTCCTGGACCCTCACCCAGGGCTCTAGGAGCCCCAGACATCCTTCTAGGAACTTCAGACATGAGCTCCCTGCCACCCGACCTCTGGCCTGGATATTCTCCTTCCCCAACCCATCCTCCTACTGGGCAATACACACTCTTCTCTCCTTCACCCACCTCACCCACT CCCCCGATCCAGCTCCAGCCTCCACTTCCTGACCCCTCTGTCACACCCAGCTCTGCCAGTCCTCTTCTAATTGCACCCCACCCTCACTTCCAGAATCTGTCTCAGGAGGAGTAA